In Marinobacter qingdaonensis, the genomic stretch CGGAGAATCCCTGTTCGAATACCTGTTCCAGATCTTGTGGCGCAACCTGGCCCAGCGGCTGCAGTCGGACCTGCGCCAGGACGCCTACGAACACGCCCAGCGCCTGGACATGAGCTTCTTCGAGGCCCGCAGTTCCGGCCAGCTGGTGGCCACCATGAACGACGACGTCAACCAGCTGGAGCGCTTCCTGGATGGGGGAGCCAACGCCATGATCCAGGTGCTGGTCACCGTGGTGGCGGTGGGCGCCGTGTTCTTCGTGCTGTCTCCGCTGATTGCCCTGCTGGCCTTCACCCCGATTCCGCTGATCATCTGGGGCGCGTTTTTCTTCCAGCGCAAGGCGGGGCCGCTGTACGCTGATGTCCGCGAAAAAGTGGGCGACCTGTCCAGTCGCCTGGCCAACAACCTGGGTGGCATTGCCACCATCAAGAGTTTTACCGCCGAGCGGCGTGAAGCCGAGCGGCTGAAAGCCAGCAGCGAGGCCTACGTGGAGGCCAACCGCCGGGCCATTCGCATCAGCTCCGCGTTCATTCCGGTGATCCGCATGGCGATCCTGGCCGGCTTCCTGGCCACCTTTACCGTGGGCGGGATGATGGCCCTGGAAGGCTCCCTGAACGTGGGCGCCTACGGCGTGCTGGTGTTCCTGACCCAGCGCCTGCTCTGGCCCCTGACCGGCCTGGCCGAAGTCATCGACCTGTTCGAGCGGGCCATGGCCAGCACCCGGCGCATTCTGGACCTGCTCGCCGAGCCGGTATACGTCCACGACCAGGAAGGCGTGCCCCTGGCGCAGCCGGTCCGGGGTGACGTGCGGTTCGAGCAAGTGAGCTTTCACTACCCCGCCAGCGGCGCTGGCATCAAGGGCATTGACCTGCAGGTGCCGGCCGGCCACACCCTGGCGCTGGTCGGCGCCACCGGCTCCGGCAAGTCCACCCTGGTCAAGCTGTTGCTGCGCTTTTACGACCCGAGCCAGGGCCGCATCCTGATCGACGGCCAGCCCATCCAGTCCCTCAGCCTGAACTCGCTGCGCAGCGCCATCGGCCTGGTCAGCCAGGACGTGTACCTGTTCGAAGGCAGCATTCGTGAGAACCTCGCCTACGGCAAACCGGACGCCACCGACGCCGAGATCGTCGAGGCCGCGAAAACCGCCGAGGCCTGGTCCTTCATCGAGGCCCTGCCCGACGGGTTGGACACGCCGGTGGGCGAGCGCGGCATCCGCCTGTCCGGCGGCCAGCGCCAACGCCTGTCCCTGGCCCGGGCCCTGCTGAAAGACCCGCCCATCCTGGTGCTGGACGAGGCCACCAGCGCCGTCGACAACGAAACCGAGGCCGCCATCCAGCGCTCCCTGAAACGCATCGGCCACAACCGCACGGTGATCATGATTGCGCACCGCCTGTCGACGATCGTGGACGCGGACACCATTGCCGTGGTCGAGGCGGGCCAGGTGGTGGAAGCCGGCACGCACCAGGCACTCCTGCAACAGCAGGGCGCTTACCACGCCCAATGGCAGGTGCAGACCGGTCAGGTGTGAGATCGCTGCCAGGGTCGGTGACGCCTGTGGCCGACCCTGAACTTTATTGATAGTGATTCGCGTTTAGATTATCCTGCGAGGCTTCTGATTGCCGGGAGCCCCCATGTCTGCGTTTTTCGAAGTATCCAGCCTGGGTGTCAGCATTGGCGACACCACCATCATTAAGGACATCAATCTGGCGTTTCGGGAGGGCGAGGTCACCGCCCTGCTCGGCCACAACGGCTCCGGCAAATCGACCCTGCTCAAGGCCCTGGCCCGCCAGCTGGCGCCGGCCCGGGGCGAGATTCGCCTGCTTGGCCAGTGCGGCCGCAAAACCGACCAGCGGGAATTCGCCCGCACCGTCGGTTACCTGCCCCAACACCCACCCGGCACCGATGGCCTGACCGTGCGCGAGCTGGTGGCCCTAGGGCGCTACCCCTGGCGCGGGCCACTGGGCCGCTACACCGCCGAGGATGACCGGCTGATCGACCAGGCCATTGCCGATACCGGCCTCACCCCGTTCCGGCACCGCTCGGTGGATACCCTGTCCGGCGGCGAGCGCCAGCGGGCCTGGATCGCCATGCTGCTGGCCCAGCAGACCCGCTGCCTGCTGTTGGACGAACCCATCTCGGCCCTGGATGTGAAGCATCAGGTTGATACCCTGCGCCTAGTGCATCGCCTGGCCCAAGAACGGGACCTGACCGTGGTGGTGGTGCTGCACGATGTCGACCTGGCGGCGCGCTTCTGCGATCGCCTGGTGGCCCTGCGCGGCGGCCAGTTGATTGCCGACGGCAGCCCCCGGGAGATCATGAACAGCGGTACCCTGGAGACCATCTACGGCGTGCCCATGGGAGTCATGGAGCGGGCCCCGGGCCAGTGGGTGTCCTATGTCCACTAGCCCGGTATGCCGGGCGCTGGCCGCGCTCTGGCTGTGCCTGCTGTCCACGGTGGCCCTGTCCCAGACCTGGCCGCACGAGCAAGGCCAACTGACCCTCGATAAAACACCCGGACGCGTCGTCACCCTGAACTGGGCCGCCACCGAAGCCCTGCTGTTGCTGGGCGTTACCCCGGTGGGGGTGGCCGACAAGTCGGGCTACGCCACCTGGGTTCGGGAGCCGGCATTACCCGACCAGGTGCCGAACGTCGGCACCCGGGTTGCCCCCAGCCTGGAGGCCATCGCCGAACTCAAACCGGACCTGATCGTCACCAGCTCGGAAATGGCGCCGGCCGCAGACCTGCTGCAGCAGATCGCACCGACCTACGTGATCAGCGTGTACAAGCAGGGTGTCGAGCCTTTCGAGCGGGCCAAGACCATGCTGCTCACCCTGGGCGACATGTTCGACCGCGAGGACCGCGCTGAGGCGATACTGGCCGACATCGACGCCACACTGGCCGAACAGCGCCGCCGCCTGGCCGCCCACGGCGCCGATCAGTGCCCGGTGGCCCTGGTGAGCTTTATGGACGACCGCCACGTGCGCATTTTCGCGCCCAACGGCCTGTACCAGACCGCCCTCGACGGCCTCGGTCTAAAGAACCTCTGGCCCAAGGAAGGCAACTACTGGGGCTTTTCCACCGTTGGCCTGGAGGCAATCGCGCCCTACCCGAGCGGCCGCATCGTGGTGCTGGAGCCCACGGTAACGGGGCTGTCGGAGAACCTGGCCGACAGTCCGTTCTGGACTTATCTGCCGGCGGTGCAGCGCAATCAGGTGTACCAGATTGAACCGGTCTGGCCCTTTGGCGCGGTGTTCCCGGTCAAGAGGCTGGCAATCCTGCTGACTGATGCACTGATTGCGGGAGGCGCCGACAATGTACGCTGACGCCCAAAGAGCCCCGACTTCGCCCCGGCTGCCCGGCCGCCTGCCCCTGACCGCCGTATTGCTCTGGCTCTGCGCCCTGGCCGCCAGCGCCGCCCCCTGGCTGATGACCCTGGACCCGTTAGCGGTGGTGTCGGTGTTCTGGTCCTACGACGGTAGCAATTACACCTCGGTACTGGCCCATTTCAGCTGGGCACCCCGGGTCTCCATCGCCCTGCTCATCGGCTGCGGCCTGGGCCTGGCCGGCGCCGTCACCCAGCAGGTGCTGAGTAACCCCCTGGCCTCGCCGACCACCCTGGGGGTGGAGGCCGGCGGCCAGTTCGGGGTCACCGTGGCCACGCTCTTCGCCCCCGCCCTGCTGGCGTTCAGTCAGGATCTGGTGGCCGTGGCCGGCGGCCTGCTGGCGATCGGCATGGTCATCGCCCTGACCTGGCGCCTGGGCTTCTCGCCGGTGACCGTCATCCTTGCCGGCCTGGTGATCACCTTCTTCATGGGTGCCCTGAACATGGGGTTCATGCTCCTGAAGGGCGAATGGCTGGGCAACCTGTTTATCTGGGGCGCCGGCTCCCTGGTGCAGAATAGCTGGCAGCCGTTCATGGATCTGTGGCCGCGCATTCTGGTGCTGGGCGCCGCCCTCATATTACTGATGCGGCCCCTGCAATTGCTGCAGCTGGGACAGGCGTCCGCTAGCTCCCTGGGTGCCCGGGTCGGTTTGCTGCGGGCGCTGGCACTGGTACTGGTGGTGCTGATGAGCGCCACCGTGGTCAGCCGGGTGGGCGTGGTCGCCTTCGTGGGCCTGGCGGCGCCGGTGCTGGCGCGCCTGCTGGGCGCGAGAACGCTGAAGCAGCGCCTGCTGTGGAGTACCCTGCTCGGCGGCGGCCTGCTGTTGCTGGCCGACACCCTTGCCCATTGGGCGTCCACCTGGGGTGACGGCTCGCTGGTTCCGACCGGGACCACCACGGCGTTGATTGGCGGGCCGATCATCCTGCTGGCGCTGCAGGGCTTCAAAAACACCCACCACATGCCCGGCCAGGACGCCAACCCCGGTGCCTTCTTGCCCAAACGCCGCTCCCCACTGATTATCGGTTCGGTGTTGCTGGTGCTGTTGCTGGCGACCTTCCTGGTCTCCATGGGGTGGTCCCCGGGCCTGCAGCAATGGAGCTGGACCCCGGTGGCAGACTGGAGCGAGGCCTGGGTCTGGCGCGGGCCCCGGTTGTTGGCCGCGATTCTGGCCGGGGTCTGCCTGGGCCTGGCCGGCTGCCTGATCCAGCGCATGACCGGCAATGTCATGGCCAGCCCGGAGCTGCTCGGGATCAGCGGCGGTGCCGCCCTGGTCATGGTACTGATCGTGTTGACCGGCACCGAGATCGGCCGGGTCGGACAACTGGCCGCGGCCACCCTCGGCGCGGCCGGCGCGCTGGGCCTGCTGATCCTGCTGGCCCGGCGTCACCGCTTTGCCGGCAACCAGTTGCTGCTGGGCGGCCTGGCCCTGTACGTGTTCATGGATTCCGGGCTGCGGCTGGTGATGGCCTCGGGCGGCACCGTCGCCGCCAAGCTGCTGAACTGGATGTACGGCGCCACCTGGCTGGTGTCCGAAACCGAGGCTCTGGGCCTGCTCGCCCTGACCCTGGTAATTTGCGCCGGATTGCTGGCTACCCTCCGGCCCCTGACCCTGCTGGCGCTGGGCGACACTTCCGCCTCGTCCCTGGGGCTGCCGGTCGGCCGCGCCCGGCTCGGCCTGCTGCTGCTGGCCGCGGTGCTGACCGCCGCCGCCACGGTGGTGATCGGCCCGCTCAGTTTCGTGGGTCTGATTGCCCCACACCTGGCCCGGGTCCTGGGTCAGCAGACCGTGGGTCGGCAGATGCTGGTATCGGCCCTGGCCGGCGGCCTGCTGCTGGCGTTGGCCGATTACCTGGCCCGAACCCTAATCTTCCCGTCCCAGTTGCCGGCCGGCCTGCTGGCCGCCCTGGTCGGCGGCATCTACTTCCTGTGGGGGCTGAGCCGTCATGGTCGTGGCTGAGTACAAGGGATTCGATTGCTTGGCCGGCTACGACCGACTGCTCAGGGCGTCGAACCTGGACCCGCTGACGGTGCTGTCCGCCGCCGTGCCCGCGAACGAGACCGACCGCCCGGTACGCCTGTCCCTGGCCGAGGCCCTGGCGGAACCCGATCGGCTGCGTCAGCGGCTGGTTCAGGAGTATCCGCACACCACAGAGCCCCGGCTGCAACGCGCCGGCCTCTCGGTTCTGCACCAGGATCTCGCGCTGTCTGCGATCGCACCGCTAACCTTGCGGCTGTTTCGGGACGGCTGCACCCACCTGCCGGACCCCTCGCGGATTTTTCTGACACCGCCCTCCAACGCCAACGCACCCTCGCGCTGGCTGCATTTGCCAGCGGGCAACACCGTGGGGGTCGATGAATTTGTCGCGGAGACGACCGGGCTGTTGAACAGCTGGTATCCGGTGTTTCGGAAATCCCTGGGGGTCAGCCCCGGGGCGTACTGGAGCAGCGTTGCCCTGGCGCTGGCCGCGCCTTTCTCAGCGGTCTGGAACCTGGCCGAACCGCCATCGGTCTGCACACTTGCCCAGGCCTGGCTGGAACAGTTTGACTGCGACAGCCATCGCTACGTGGACTGGATTCCAGCGACCTTCAATGGCCAACAATGCGCCATTCCCCAGCGGCGGGGTTGTTGCCTGAAATACCTGTTGCCGGAAGGGGGCTACTGCGGAACCTGCGGCATCTACCGCAAGGCACGGATGAACGCCGCCTGCCGCCCTAGCCGAGGCCAAGGGCCAGAGCAGTGGCAACCAGGGCAATAGTCAGCCCGGCCACGGCGGCAATCTTCAAGCCTTCGATCATTTCCTGTTCCGGCGTCATGGCGTCAACTCCTTGTCCACGTGATGACTGGGTTGCTGACCCATATGTTAATGCGAATCACTTTTATTTAAAACAAAAAATTGACTGCCGGGAAGCGGCGCCCGCTGGAACCGGCCCGGACCCGGCAGCCTGTTCCGCCAGATGCTATTCTGAGAAAGCCTCAGGCACGGGAATTCGCGATCCGTTTCTCTCCACCTATTTGCACCCGGGAGGTTCCAATGCGCCTGTTCATGCACCTGGCGATGGCCGGCTTGATGGTCATCGCCACCCTTCCCGCCCAGGGCCAAACCTTTTCATCCAAGGCGGTCCAGTTTCGGCTGGAACCCGTGGCCCAGGGGCTTGA encodes the following:
- a CDS encoding ABC transporter ATP-binding protein, which gives rise to MSAFFEVSSLGVSIGDTTIIKDINLAFREGEVTALLGHNGSGKSTLLKALARQLAPARGEIRLLGQCGRKTDQREFARTVGYLPQHPPGTDGLTVRELVALGRYPWRGPLGRYTAEDDRLIDQAIADTGLTPFRHRSVDTLSGGERQRAWIAMLLAQQTRCLLLDEPISALDVKHQVDTLRLVHRLAQERDLTVVVVLHDVDLAARFCDRLVALRGGQLIADGSPREIMNSGTLETIYGVPMGVMERAPGQWVSYVH
- a CDS encoding ABC transporter ATP-binding protein encodes the protein MSGQTRQTTSSFAALARLLKYARGYRRQIIAATTCSIINKLFDIAPEILIGVAIDVVVNQEQSFVAGLGFETAREQITILAILTFFIWAGESLFEYLFQILWRNLAQRLQSDLRQDAYEHAQRLDMSFFEARSSGQLVATMNDDVNQLERFLDGGANAMIQVLVTVVAVGAVFFVLSPLIALLAFTPIPLIIWGAFFFQRKAGPLYADVREKVGDLSSRLANNLGGIATIKSFTAERREAERLKASSEAYVEANRRAIRISSAFIPVIRMAILAGFLATFTVGGMMALEGSLNVGAYGVLVFLTQRLLWPLTGLAEVIDLFERAMASTRRILDLLAEPVYVHDQEGVPLAQPVRGDVRFEQVSFHYPASGAGIKGIDLQVPAGHTLALVGATGSGKSTLVKLLLRFYDPSQGRILIDGQPIQSLSLNSLRSAIGLVSQDVYLFEGSIRENLAYGKPDATDAEIVEAAKTAEAWSFIEALPDGLDTPVGERGIRLSGGQRQRLSLARALLKDPPILVLDEATSAVDNETEAAIQRSLKRIGHNRTVIMIAHRLSTIVDADTIAVVEAGQVVEAGTHQALLQQQGAYHAQWQVQTGQV
- a CDS encoding (2Fe-2S)-binding protein, producing MAGYDRLLRASNLDPLTVLSAAVPANETDRPVRLSLAEALAEPDRLRQRLVQEYPHTTEPRLQRAGLSVLHQDLALSAIAPLTLRLFRDGCTHLPDPSRIFLTPPSNANAPSRWLHLPAGNTVGVDEFVAETTGLLNSWYPVFRKSLGVSPGAYWSSVALALAAPFSAVWNLAEPPSVCTLAQAWLEQFDCDSHRYVDWIPATFNGQQCAIPQRRGCCLKYLLPEGGYCGTCGIYRKARMNAACRPSRGQGPEQWQPGQ
- a CDS encoding ABC transporter substrate-binding protein; translation: MSTSPVCRALAALWLCLLSTVALSQTWPHEQGQLTLDKTPGRVVTLNWAATEALLLLGVTPVGVADKSGYATWVREPALPDQVPNVGTRVAPSLEAIAELKPDLIVTSSEMAPAADLLQQIAPTYVISVYKQGVEPFERAKTMLLTLGDMFDREDRAEAILADIDATLAEQRRRLAAHGADQCPVALVSFMDDRHVRIFAPNGLYQTALDGLGLKNLWPKEGNYWGFSTVGLEAIAPYPSGRIVVLEPTVTGLSENLADSPFWTYLPAVQRNQVYQIEPVWPFGAVFPVKRLAILLTDALIAGGADNVR
- the fhuB gene encoding Fe(3+)-hydroxamate ABC transporter permease FhuB — its product is MYADAQRAPTSPRLPGRLPLTAVLLWLCALAASAAPWLMTLDPLAVVSVFWSYDGSNYTSVLAHFSWAPRVSIALLIGCGLGLAGAVTQQVLSNPLASPTTLGVEAGGQFGVTVATLFAPALLAFSQDLVAVAGGLLAIGMVIALTWRLGFSPVTVILAGLVITFFMGALNMGFMLLKGEWLGNLFIWGAGSLVQNSWQPFMDLWPRILVLGAALILLMRPLQLLQLGQASASSLGARVGLLRALALVLVVLMSATVVSRVGVVAFVGLAAPVLARLLGARTLKQRLLWSTLLGGGLLLLADTLAHWASTWGDGSLVPTGTTTALIGGPIILLALQGFKNTHHMPGQDANPGAFLPKRRSPLIIGSVLLVLLLATFLVSMGWSPGLQQWSWTPVADWSEAWVWRGPRLLAAILAGVCLGLAGCLIQRMTGNVMASPELLGISGGAALVMVLIVLTGTEIGRVGQLAAATLGAAGALGLLILLARRHRFAGNQLLLGGLALYVFMDSGLRLVMASGGTVAAKLLNWMYGATWLVSETEALGLLALTLVICAGLLATLRPLTLLALGDTSASSLGLPVGRARLGLLLLAAVLTAAATVVIGPLSFVGLIAPHLARVLGQQTVGRQMLVSALAGGLLLALADYLARTLIFPSQLPAGLLAALVGGIYFLWGLSRHGRG